The stretch of DNA GTCTTCAGTCGGAGGGGGAGGGAGAGACCGTCGCCGGGCGGGCGTGCCGCCTTAGCTTGCCGTGCTAGCAACATCGGCGCAGCGGACACCCTTTCTCCAGACTTCCTAGGCGTTACCCCTTACCAACACGGTTGCAACGATCGCGCGGGCCTCATCGAGCCGAAGTTGGGTCCCAAGTACGCTCCGATCTGGGTCCCAAGTTGGGTCTGAGCCGGGGGCGCGAGCCCTCGGTGGGAAGCGATACCCGGTGCCCACCGAGGGCTCGCGCCCCCGGCTCAGACGAGTACCGATGGTGGGAGCGGAGTGGACTGAATGTATACATGCGTCCACATCGCCATGGAGGGGTCATTTAGGGCCTTCTGGCGGGTCGCTAGGGGTTTTAAGGCCACCGCCGCCGAACGCTTTGAACGGCCTCCTGGGGGCTCCTGGAGGGCCCCTAGGGAAGTCACCCGTTAGGGGGGTGGCGGCCCTGGCGGCCCGATTTCAGATCGTGGGCATCCGTAGGCGTTTACCCCCACTTGGCGGGCTAGATTTTTCAAGCTTGGGAAAAGGCGGGCCCCCGCCGTTTGCCCCTGCTCCGTGCCTGACAAGGCCTCTGCGACAGAGCGTCCGCGGTGGAACTGGAACTCTCACTCGTCCGATCGGGCTTGGTCTCCGCCGACGACTATGTCGAGGCGCTGGGACGGCGGGAGGAGGAACGCCCCCCCCTCGGCCAGGTGGCGATCGAGGAGGGGCTACTCGGTGTCCGCCAGGTGCTCGAAGTGATCCGCACCCAGCAGCTCCAATCTGACCGCAAGTTCGGTGAGGTCGCCGTCGAGAAGGGCTACCTGACCAGCGCCCAGGTCGCCACGCTCCTGATGCACCAGCAGCAGCGCCAACGGCCGGTGATCGATCACCTCGTGGAACTGGGAAGCGTCACTTACGAACAGATCGCCCAAGCGGCCAAGAAGGGGGCTCGGCTCAACAGCCCCGACCATCCCACGGACGAATCGGTCGCAGAACCCGCGCTCGCCTAGCACCCGCCTCGAGTGGCAAGCGTCAATCGACGCGGTCGATCGCTTCGTGGATCAAGTCCGGTAGCGACCTTAGTGACCGCGCGTCATCGGCCAGCCGCGGGTGGACGAACACCCGCACCCGTTTGACGTAGTCGTCGAACTGCTCGCGCGCGAGGGTGCGGACCATCGGCGAGATCTCGCCCAACCGTCGGTAGACGCCGCTGTGCGAGTCGCGGACGTCGATGTCGAACTCGACTTCGAGCTCCGTCGGCGGGGCGTCGAACAGCACCTCGTGCGGCGCGACGACGCGCGACAGAGCCCGGCTCATCACCGCGGCGAACTCCTCCGCACAACGCACCAGCCACGGGTACGGCCGTCGCGCCAGCCTCTGATAGAGCTCGGGCGATTCGAACAGGCTGTGCTGCGTCAGCCGCTTGTAGAGCCGCCGCGTCGGGCCGAAGAGGCCGCCCAAGAGCTCGGCCGCGGGGCCGTCGCCGGCGGCTTCGGTGAGCGTCGTCACGAACGGCTGCTCCGTCATCCGGAACAGCGCGTCGAGATCGACGTTGCGGTACGTCAAGAAGAACGCCCGCTGGAACATGGCCGTCGCCGACCGCACGGCGTGGTGCCAGTAGACCTCGCTGAACATCACGTAGCGGGCGAAGACCATCATCTCCGCGGCGGTTTTCCCCTTCTCGCTGATCGCGACGCCGTCGCCGGTCTCGTTCAGGCACAAACTCCGCACCAGCCGCGCGCGGTCGAAGTGCTGTCCGTACGGGACGCCGGCGTGCAGGCTGTCACGCACCAGGTAGTCGGCCTTGTCGACATCGATCGGCCCCGAGAGCAGCGACCGCAGCACGCGCCCGCGGCGGTCGGTCGGCTTGCCGGAGAGCATCGCCACCACGTCGCGCGGGTTGACGCCCCAATCGTCGCGGAGGGCGTCGGCGATCTCGCCCTCGAGCAAGAAGCTGTTGGCGAACAACTCGTGGTCGGGCGTCTGCGGTAGCCCCATGTCCTCGATCGGGTGGCAGAACGGCCAGTGCCCGAGGTCGTGCAGCAGCGCCGCCACGAGGAACAGCTCGGCGTCTTCGGGCTTGATCAGCGCGGCGAAACGTTCGTCGCTCGCTAGGCTGTGCAGGTACTCGATCGCCGTGCGGTAGACGCCCAGCGAGTGCTCGTGCCGGGTGTGGTTGGCGGCGGGATAAACCTGCGCGACGAGGCCGAGCTGGCTGATACGCGACAGCCGGCGGAACTCGGGCGTGTCGATCAGCTGCCTGACGCGCGGCGTGATCGGCACGTCGATCCCCGGCGGCAGCCGCACCATCCCCGTCGCCGAACCGTAGAGGCCCCGGATTTCGGCGATGTCGAGGAGGGAGGGCATGAGGCGGGGCCTTTGGGAATCGTTGAGCGAGCTCTTGGTTCACTCCGGGCGCTGACCAGGATTATGCAAGGGCTAGCAGTTACCACGTTCAGATAAGGACTTAAGCGTCGTCGGACTGCTATCGCAGCAGTGCATCATCGACGTAAGTCCTTTGTTAAACGTCCAT from Botrimarina mediterranea encodes:
- a CDS encoding HD domain-containing protein is translated as MPSLLDIAEIRGLYGSATGMVRLPPGIDVPITPRVRQLIDTPEFRRLSRISQLGLVAQVYPAANHTRHEHSLGVYRTAIEYLHSLASDERFAALIKPEDAELFLVAALLHDLGHWPFCHPIEDMGLPQTPDHELFANSFLLEGEIADALRDDWGVNPRDVVAMLSGKPTDRRGRVLRSLLSGPIDVDKADYLVRDSLHAGVPYGQHFDRARLVRSLCLNETGDGVAISEKGKTAAEMMVFARYVMFSEVYWHHAVRSATAMFQRAFFLTYRNVDLDALFRMTEQPFVTTLTEAAGDGPAAELLGGLFGPTRRLYKRLTQHSLFESPELYQRLARRPYPWLVRCAEEFAAVMSRALSRVVAPHEVLFDAPPTELEVEFDIDVRDSHSGVYRRLGEISPMVRTLAREQFDDYVKRVRVFVHPRLADDARSLRSLPDLIHEAIDRVD